In Bifidobacterium actinocoloniiforme DSM 22766, a genomic segment contains:
- the pyrF gene encoding orotidine-5'-phosphate decarboxylase: MDRLAAAIAGKEGNPSLVGLDPRPALLPDQLIRQAVETTRAKSGIPDLTPAGVDDLEPDDRRRLDESWAYELAQAYVRFNLSVLDAVADLVPAVKPQIAMYEALGAPGIEAYLSTCRAARERGLYVIGDVKRGDIGSTASAYACHLSGLPLTWGQACLQVEAGTDPAHREAPAPSPWQEDAITVNPYLGSDGIEPFVQAAQAHDKDIFVLVRTSNPSSSQIQELPLADGQEGRNLCQRVGELVEEWGASSVGSCGYSRIGAVVGATQPQVGALLRQAMPHTFFLLPGYGAQGGTAKDAAAMFGPDGSGAIVNSSRGIIGAWKRSGSWSPSLSLEVALGLVSSEARKAAVTMKTELTQAVKETK, encoded by the coding sequence ATGGACCGCTTAGCCGCAGCCATAGCCGGTAAGGAAGGCAACCCCAGCTTAGTGGGCTTGGACCCACGGCCCGCCCTCCTGCCCGACCAGCTCATACGCCAGGCCGTGGAAACCACCCGCGCCAAGTCGGGAATCCCTGACTTGACCCCCGCCGGCGTTGACGACCTGGAGCCCGACGATCGCAGGCGCCTTGACGAATCCTGGGCCTATGAACTGGCCCAGGCCTACGTACGTTTCAATCTGTCGGTCCTGGACGCGGTGGCCGACCTGGTGCCAGCCGTCAAACCCCAGATCGCCATGTACGAGGCCCTAGGGGCTCCCGGCATCGAGGCTTACCTGTCCACCTGCCGGGCCGCTCGGGAACGGGGGCTCTACGTGATCGGCGATGTGAAGCGAGGCGACATCGGATCAACTGCGTCCGCCTACGCCTGCCACCTGTCCGGTCTTCCCCTGACTTGGGGCCAGGCCTGTCTCCAAGTGGAGGCAGGGACGGACCCGGCCCATCGGGAGGCCCCCGCCCCCTCTCCCTGGCAGGAGGACGCGATCACCGTCAACCCCTACCTGGGTTCCGACGGCATCGAACCTTTCGTGCAGGCTGCGCAGGCCCACGACAAGGACATCTTCGTTTTAGTGCGCACCTCGAACCCATCCTCCAGCCAAATCCAGGAACTCCCCCTCGCGGATGGGCAAGAGGGGCGCAACCTGTGCCAGCGGGTCGGCGAGCTAGTGGAGGAGTGGGGGGCCTCCAGCGTCGGTTCCTGCGGCTATTCCCGTATCGGTGCGGTCGTGGGCGCAACTCAGCCACAGGTGGGAGCGCTCTTGCGCCAAGCTATGCCGCACACCTTCTTCCTGTTGCCGGGCTATGGGGCCCAAGGCGGAACGGCAAAGGATGCAGCGGCCATGTTCGGGCCGGACGGGTCCGGCGCGATAGTCAACTCCTCCCGGGGCATCATAGGCGCCTGGAAACGCAGCGGATCCTGGAGCCCCTCGCTCAGCCTGGAGGTGGCCTTGGGACTGGTCTCCTCCGAGGCTCGGAAGGCCGCTGTGACGATGAAAACAGAACTGACCCAAGCCGTGAAGGAGACCAAGTGA
- a CDS encoding dihydroorotase has protein sequence MRADQGSDAPNLLLRGLKAWDTGQGLDLLLPWPDVERFAAGADEVQAWRRLGERAQGRTLAVDLTGALLAPGLVDPHVHFRDPGGTDKEDMITGCSAAAAGGYSSVLIMPNTQPAMDGPEVIGYLQGYESERGRRLPVGYRLCAAASRDREGLVPNPPSAWADYLPGGPVSQSDPNAALHPVVALSDDGAAVTDGIAEQVALSARAAGIPLLDHCERHRTGFINQGPVSRRLGLEGVPASTELAIVNRDIKLARTTGARIHLQHVSTAGAFQAIREAKRQGLPVSCETAPHYLALSDEDVPRLGAMGKMNPPLRSEADRQASLEAMADGTVDMIATDHAPHTRAEKERGLESAPNGVIGLESAYGVCHSVLVDGGWIDEARLIELMSLAPARLMGMASTDIGAIMHKVNGQRSQEGASAPVLDLTADAQAAQADLVVLAPEESWTVEANRFLSKARNTPFEGMTVSGRPLMTIVGGRPTHSVINPKAFKAVVAQAPRKNPEGRQSWTA, from the coding sequence GTGCGCGCGGACCAGGGGTCGGACGCCCCCAACCTGCTGCTTCGCGGCCTCAAAGCCTGGGATACCGGCCAAGGCTTGGACCTCCTCCTGCCTTGGCCTGATGTGGAGCGTTTCGCCGCAGGTGCGGACGAGGTCCAAGCTTGGCGGAGGCTGGGCGAGCGCGCGCAGGGCCGGACCCTTGCGGTCGATCTGACCGGGGCTCTCTTGGCCCCGGGGCTGGTCGACCCCCATGTCCACTTCCGCGATCCCGGCGGCACCGACAAGGAGGATATGATCACTGGCTGCTCGGCGGCCGCGGCCGGCGGTTATAGTTCGGTCCTGATCATGCCCAACACCCAGCCGGCTATGGACGGGCCCGAGGTCATCGGTTACCTCCAGGGGTACGAGTCGGAGCGTGGCCGCCGCCTGCCCGTAGGCTACCGTTTGTGCGCGGCGGCCTCGCGGGACCGAGAGGGGTTGGTGCCGAACCCGCCCTCCGCTTGGGCCGACTATCTGCCGGGCGGTCCCGTGTCCCAGAGCGATCCGAACGCGGCCCTGCACCCGGTAGTGGCCCTGAGCGACGACGGTGCCGCCGTGACTGATGGCATCGCCGAGCAGGTCGCCCTCTCCGCGCGGGCCGCGGGCATTCCCCTCCTGGACCACTGCGAGCGCCACCGCACGGGATTCATCAACCAGGGGCCGGTCTCGCGCAGACTGGGTCTGGAGGGGGTTCCGGCCTCCACCGAGCTCGCCATCGTCAACCGGGACATCAAGCTGGCCCGGACCACTGGCGCGCGCATCCACCTCCAGCACGTGTCCACCGCTGGCGCCTTCCAGGCCATACGCGAAGCCAAACGGCAAGGGTTACCGGTCAGCTGCGAGACCGCGCCCCACTACCTGGCCCTGTCCGACGAGGACGTGCCACGCCTGGGAGCCATGGGAAAAATGAACCCTCCCTTGCGCTCCGAGGCGGACAGGCAGGCCAGCCTGGAGGCGATGGCCGACGGGACCGTCGACATGATCGCCACCGACCACGCCCCCCATACCAGGGCGGAGAAAGAGCGGGGCCTGGAGTCAGCGCCCAACGGGGTCATAGGTCTGGAGAGCGCTTACGGGGTCTGCCACAGCGTTTTGGTGGACGGAGGGTGGATCGACGAGGCCAGGCTCATCGAGCTGATGAGCCTGGCCCCCGCGCGATTAATGGGCATGGCATCCACCGACATCGGAGCCATCATGCACAAGGTTAACGGCCAGAGGAGCCAGGAGGGGGCCTCAGCGCCTGTGCTTGACCTCACGGCCGATGCCCAGGCAGCCCAGGCGGATCTAGTCGTCCTGGCCCCGGAAGAGTCGTGGACGGTAGAGGCCAACCGTTTCCTGTCCAAAGCCCGCAACACCCCCTTCGAGGGGATGACGGTGAGCGGCAGGCCGCTCATGACGATCGTCGGAGGGCGACCGACGCACTCAGTCATCAACCCGAAGGCGTTCAAGGCAGTCGTTGCCCAGGCCCCGAGGAAGAACCCGGAAGGAAGGCAATCATGGACCGCTTAG
- a CDS encoding aspartate carbamoyltransferase regulatory subunit translates to MEVTSINRGVIIDHVPAGRALKVLHYLGLDPTRTRLALIMNAPSERFGSKDIIKIEGGSELNLTVLGFVAPQATVNRVEDGRIVDKCSPERPEHLTGVIRCINPRCVTTVETGLIQSFHLDSVGGGVYRCDYCDEKAEL, encoded by the coding sequence ATGGAAGTCACCAGCATCAACCGAGGCGTAATCATCGACCATGTGCCTGCCGGCAGGGCGCTTAAAGTCTTGCATTACCTGGGTTTGGACCCCACCAGAACACGCCTGGCGCTGATCATGAACGCCCCGAGCGAGCGCTTCGGCTCCAAGGACATCATCAAAATCGAAGGTGGCTCCGAGCTGAATCTGACGGTCCTGGGCTTCGTCGCCCCTCAAGCCACTGTCAACCGTGTGGAGGACGGGCGGATTGTCGATAAGTGCAGCCCTGAACGGCCGGAGCACCTGACTGGCGTGATCCGCTGCATCAACCCGCGCTGCGTCACCACCGTCGAGACCGGTCTGATCCAGTCCTTCCACCTGGACAGCGTTGGCGGTGGAGTCTACCGCTGCGATTACTGCGATGAGAAGGCGGAGCTTTAA
- the pyrB gene encoding aspartate carbamoyltransferase — MSGTSLVTLDDMGLDQIRDLISRAAYIDGHRRQVAKTCEGKVLATLFYEPSTRTRLSFETAMLRLGGQVIGFAGAQVSSASKGETISDTLKVVSNYADLVAIRHPKEGAALVAARAASVPVINAGDGGHMHPTQTLADLATIQARFGKLTGLTVGLCGDLTFGRTVHSLVETLSRFGGVRFVLISPDELRCPKYVLDRIDASPSCEYEQTSDLLSVIGDLDVLYMTRVQKERFFNEDDYLRLCDTYILDKDKLAHAKPSMAVLHPLPRVNEIAQEVDQDPRAAYFQQVKEGMLVRMALEAALLGDELPGYQAWKEVEA; from the coding sequence CTGTCGGGCACCAGTTTGGTGACCTTGGACGATATGGGGCTTGATCAAATCCGGGATTTGATCAGCCGGGCCGCCTACATCGACGGCCATCGTCGGCAAGTGGCTAAGACCTGTGAAGGAAAGGTCTTAGCCACTCTTTTTTATGAGCCGTCCACGCGCACGCGCCTGAGCTTCGAGACAGCCATGCTGAGGCTGGGCGGCCAGGTGATCGGTTTCGCCGGAGCCCAAGTGTCCTCCGCCTCCAAGGGTGAGACCATTTCCGACACCCTGAAAGTCGTGTCTAACTACGCCGATCTGGTGGCTATCCGCCACCCCAAGGAGGGTGCGGCGCTGGTGGCGGCCAGGGCGGCCAGCGTGCCGGTCATCAACGCAGGCGACGGTGGGCATATGCACCCCACGCAGACGCTGGCGGATCTGGCTACCATCCAAGCCCGATTCGGCAAGCTGACCGGTTTGACCGTCGGCTTGTGCGGCGATTTGACCTTTGGCCGCACCGTGCACTCCCTTGTCGAGACGCTCAGCCGCTTCGGGGGCGTCCGCTTCGTGCTGATCAGCCCTGACGAGTTGCGCTGCCCTAAGTACGTGCTCGACCGGATCGACGCCTCGCCAAGCTGCGAGTATGAGCAGACCAGTGACCTGCTCAGCGTGATTGGAGACCTGGACGTGCTCTACATGACCCGCGTCCAGAAGGAGCGCTTCTTCAACGAGGACGATTACCTGCGCCTGTGCGACACCTACATCCTCGACAAGGACAAGCTCGCACACGCCAAGCCAAGCATGGCGGTCCTCCACCCGCTGCCCCGGGTCAACGAGATCGCCCAGGAGGTGGACCAGGATCCGCGAGCGGCGTACTTCCAGCAGGTAAAGGAAGGGATGCTGGTGCGAATGGCCCTGGAAGCGGCCCTGTTGGGTGATGAGCTGCCTGGATACCAGGCGTGGAAGGAAGTGGAGGCCTGA
- a CDS encoding bifunctional [glutamine synthetase] adenylyltransferase/[glutamine synthetase]-adenylyl-L-tyrosine phosphorylase — translation MVATGEDGAAGDLNSVKLIRAGLRNVGRARRELDKLARLGLGSQGVDLLLEYLGHACDPDKALEALTHIGEESAGPGAVTGWALDGSEAQALQEHGGGTTPLEPSGVNSALAVGPSSPAGATPLKSPNSSHLGGAIAPAPSLPGVAPAPAWPGSGIYEPGMQGVGTSVVGAEANEYGSELSMSHLARRPEALNRLVLVLGASQAMGRLMQHRPALVAAAAHGQLGGASLRQEVAHAAGAGKRINYAPAVSALRAGYYRRLAAIMADDLRARDPVAAQPQVSRALSDLAGETLDAALAIARRKVPGADSCRFAVIGMGKLGAQELNYVSDVDLIYLVEPAGPETGSSAHDLVETGSAIAMALQRICQSVIPGVVEPPLWKVDTALRPEGKDGPLVRTLDSHREYYGSWADNWEFQALLKARPVAGDADLGERYQAMCDELVWSASQRPNFVYDCQEMRSRVETLIPAKLKDREIKLGAGGLRDVEFTVQMLQLVHGRTDSSLRVRSTLDALDALAAGGYISSHHARRLAADYRFERVLEHRQQMWLLKRTHLFPDLGSHNQGGLKSRRKLTLKDLESNEELSRLSRAFDLHPDELVDRYDRTRREVRRLHLAIYFRPMLPIEAQLDDDEVSLKPEAAKERFASIGFADPDAALRHVQALTRGLTRSAKINRILLPAVFAWLGAGQDPDMGLLGWRTLEERFGNKSTYLGFLRDSSSAARRLCHVLANSRYLSGALCKSVESVTWLGDDHLLEPRGLDSLTISCDAYLQRHADDMAGFADAVRAMRRREIERIGLGWLSRVNDESACLEGMSDVHDAMMQSSLDWALQNQKRQQGLDHAPARICVIALGRYGGREVNFNSDADAMLIYEPAAEADDAQAGAFARAVSDDLRAILGSMTLSLEPKVDLDLDLRPEGKIGPIVRSLESCRRYYQQWSAVWEHQALLRARRAAGDENLADRFLFEVADPLRYPASPPSVEQVAEIRKLKARMEAERLPRGVRRDRHLKLGAGGLSDVEWTVQLYQLEYAGQCPGLRTTSTLEALDELKELGLIASKDAKTLREGWRLCTGARNGSYLWSGRASQADILPDDTYTLGAMAVYQGYPAHRGADFVNQLLAAMRRSREVMVRLFYGQ, via the coding sequence ATGGTGGCGACGGGAGAGGATGGAGCGGCGGGCGATCTGAATTCGGTCAAGCTTATTCGCGCGGGGCTGCGCAATGTGGGGCGGGCCCGGCGGGAATTGGACAAGCTCGCGCGTTTAGGGCTGGGCTCCCAGGGCGTCGATTTACTGTTAGAGTACTTGGGCCATGCCTGCGACCCTGACAAGGCGCTGGAAGCCCTGACGCACATAGGGGAGGAAAGCGCAGGCCCCGGGGCGGTGACTGGTTGGGCCCTCGACGGGAGTGAAGCGCAGGCCTTGCAGGAACACGGCGGCGGAACCACGCCTCTTGAGCCCTCGGGCGTAAACAGTGCGCTCGCGGTTGGTCCATCATCCCCGGCTGGCGCTACTCCACTTAAATCCCCCAACTCCTCGCACCTGGGCGGCGCCATTGCGCCAGCTCCTTCGCTCCCTGGCGTCGCCCCCGCGCCCGCCTGGCCCGGCAGCGGCATTTACGAGCCTGGGATGCAAGGGGTTGGGACTTCCGTTGTGGGCGCGGAGGCCAACGAATATGGCTCGGAACTGAGCATGAGTCACTTGGCTCGGAGGCCGGAGGCCTTGAATCGCCTGGTGTTGGTGCTCGGAGCCTCGCAGGCTATGGGGAGGCTGATGCAACACCGGCCCGCCCTGGTGGCGGCAGCGGCCCATGGGCAATTGGGCGGGGCTAGCTTGCGTCAGGAGGTGGCGCATGCCGCCGGCGCAGGCAAGAGGATTAACTACGCCCCAGCCGTCAGTGCGCTCAGAGCAGGTTACTATCGGCGGCTGGCGGCGATCATGGCGGATGATTTGAGGGCCCGGGACCCGGTCGCCGCCCAGCCCCAGGTCAGCCGCGCCCTGTCGGACCTGGCCGGCGAAACCTTGGACGCGGCCTTGGCGATTGCCCGCCGTAAGGTGCCAGGGGCGGACTCCTGCCGTTTCGCGGTGATCGGCATGGGAAAGCTCGGCGCCCAGGAGCTCAACTACGTGTCGGACGTTGACCTGATTTACCTGGTCGAGCCAGCGGGGCCGGAAACCGGTTCCAGCGCGCACGACCTGGTGGAGACCGGCAGCGCCATAGCCATGGCTCTCCAACGAATCTGCCAATCGGTCATTCCCGGTGTCGTCGAGCCGCCCCTGTGGAAGGTGGACACCGCCCTGCGACCGGAAGGCAAGGACGGTCCCTTGGTGCGCACCCTCGACTCCCACCGCGAATACTACGGGTCATGGGCGGATAACTGGGAGTTCCAGGCCCTGCTCAAGGCCCGTCCCGTGGCTGGGGACGCGGACCTGGGCGAGCGCTACCAGGCCATGTGCGACGAGCTGGTCTGGTCCGCCTCGCAGCGTCCCAATTTCGTATACGACTGTCAGGAAATGCGCTCGCGGGTGGAGACGCTGATCCCAGCCAAGCTCAAGGACAGGGAGATCAAGCTGGGCGCTGGGGGCCTGCGTGATGTCGAGTTCACCGTGCAGATGCTCCAGCTGGTCCATGGCCGTACCGATTCCAGTTTGCGCGTCAGGTCCACGCTGGACGCCTTGGACGCCCTGGCGGCTGGCGGGTACATCTCCTCCCACCACGCTCGCCGCCTGGCCGCTGATTACCGATTCGAGCGTGTCTTGGAGCATCGTCAGCAGATGTGGCTGCTCAAGCGCACCCACCTCTTCCCGGACCTGGGTTCCCATAACCAGGGCGGCCTCAAATCGCGGCGCAAGCTCACCCTGAAGGATTTGGAGAGCAATGAGGAGCTGAGCCGGCTGAGCCGGGCTTTCGACCTGCACCCGGACGAGCTGGTCGACCGCTACGACCGCACCCGCCGTGAGGTCCGTCGGCTCCACCTGGCCATCTACTTCCGTCCCATGCTTCCAATCGAGGCCCAGCTAGACGATGACGAGGTGAGTTTGAAGCCCGAGGCCGCCAAGGAGCGTTTCGCGTCGATTGGCTTCGCCGACCCGGATGCCGCCCTCCGCCACGTCCAGGCCCTGACTCGGGGGCTGACCCGGTCGGCTAAGATCAACCGCATCCTCCTGCCCGCTGTATTCGCCTGGCTGGGAGCGGGGCAGGATCCGGACATGGGACTGCTGGGTTGGCGCACCCTGGAGGAACGCTTCGGCAACAAAAGCACTTACCTAGGTTTCCTGCGCGACTCCTCCTCGGCCGCCCGCCGACTCTGCCACGTGCTGGCCAACTCCCGCTACCTGTCAGGCGCCCTGTGCAAGTCTGTGGAATCGGTCACCTGGCTGGGGGATGACCACCTGCTGGAACCCAGAGGCTTGGACTCGCTGACCATCTCGTGCGACGCTTACCTTCAGCGGCACGCCGACGATATGGCCGGTTTCGCTGACGCTGTTCGCGCCATGCGCCGGCGGGAGATTGAGCGAATCGGCCTGGGCTGGTTGAGCCGGGTGAACGACGAAAGCGCCTGTCTGGAGGGGATGAGCGACGTCCACGACGCGATGATGCAATCATCCCTGGACTGGGCCCTGCAAAACCAGAAGCGGCAGCAGGGTCTGGACCACGCGCCCGCCCGAATCTGCGTGATCGCTCTGGGGCGCTACGGCGGCAGGGAAGTGAACTTCAACTCCGATGCTGACGCCATGCTGATTTACGAACCTGCGGCGGAGGCTGACGATGCTCAGGCCGGTGCCTTCGCCCGGGCCGTTTCGGATGACTTGCGGGCCATTTTGGGTTCAATGACCCTGAGCCTTGAGCCCAAGGTGGACTTGGATCTGGATTTGCGGCCCGAAGGGAAGATTGGGCCTATTGTGCGTTCCTTGGAATCCTGCCGGCGCTACTACCAGCAGTGGTCGGCGGTTTGGGAGCATCAGGCCCTCCTGCGAGCCCGTCGAGCCGCGGGAGACGAGAATTTGGCCGATCGCTTCCTCTTCGAGGTGGCCGATCCCCTGCGTTATCCGGCTTCGCCCCCATCCGTGGAGCAAGTGGCCGAGATCCGCAAGCTCAAAGCCCGCATGGAAGCTGAACGCTTGCCGCGTGGTGTCCGTCGCGATCGCCACCTGAAACTGGGCGCCGGAGGGCTCTCGGACGTGGAATGGACCGTCCAGCTCTACCAACTCGAATACGCCGGCCAGTGCCCGGGCCTGAGGACCACATCCACGCTTGAAGCCCTCGACGAGTTGAAGGAACTGGGGCTCATCGCGTCGAAGGACGCCAAGACCCTTCGGGAAGGCTGGCGTCTGTGCACCGGCGCCAGGAACGGCTCCTATCTGTGGTCAGGGCGGGCCAGCCAGGCCGACATTCTGCCCGACGACACTTACACCCTGGGAGCCATGGCCGTTTACCAAGGCTATCCCGCCCACCGCGGAGCCGACTTCGTCAACCAGCTCCTGGCGGCCATGCGCCGCTCGCGCGAAGTGATGGTCCGTCTTTTCTACGGCCAATGA
- the metF gene encoding methylenetetrahydrofolate reductase [NAD(P)H]: MHQPIFSLEVFPPKRDAAVGTIYDTLDGLEELEPDFISVTYGTGRQSDRTATARICRTIRQGYGISAVAHLTAQYSDEGVVREALDMFEQAGVSAVLLLRGDCVQGRKPAGVFTHACDLIAYVRRTKPNLRISAACYPETHPEAVSPAEDIRHLKEKVDAGADHLISQLFYDNEDFMRFLDRAREAGVCVPIEAGIMPITKAAQVRRMSSTCGFRIPPAAERLLDKWGGDTEALQEAGIAYASQQISDLVAQGADGIHLYSMNQPVVTRRIWRNVRALFAKVPCDQLELGKS, from the coding sequence ATGCATCAACCGATTTTTTCATTGGAGGTCTTCCCCCCTAAGCGCGACGCCGCTGTGGGGACGATTTACGACACTTTGGACGGCCTTGAGGAACTCGAGCCGGACTTCATCTCAGTGACTTACGGCACCGGCAGGCAGTCGGATCGTACCGCAACCGCGCGCATTTGCCGGACCATCCGCCAGGGGTATGGCATATCAGCCGTTGCTCATTTGACGGCCCAGTACTCGGATGAGGGCGTTGTCCGCGAGGCTTTGGATATGTTCGAACAGGCTGGTGTCTCAGCTGTCCTGCTCCTGCGAGGGGACTGCGTCCAAGGGCGGAAACCTGCTGGGGTGTTCACCCACGCCTGTGATTTAATCGCCTACGTGCGCCGAACTAAGCCGAATCTGCGGATTTCGGCTGCCTGCTATCCTGAAACGCATCCTGAGGCCGTCTCCCCAGCTGAGGACATTCGGCATTTGAAGGAGAAAGTCGATGCTGGTGCGGATCATCTGATCTCCCAGCTCTTCTACGATAATGAAGACTTCATGCGCTTCTTGGATCGGGCACGGGAGGCTGGCGTCTGTGTCCCGATCGAGGCGGGCATCATGCCGATTACCAAAGCCGCCCAGGTGCGTCGCATGAGCTCGACCTGCGGATTCCGGATACCTCCCGCCGCGGAGCGCTTGCTGGATAAGTGGGGCGGAGACACCGAGGCGTTGCAGGAGGCCGGCATAGCTTACGCCTCCCAGCAAATCAGTGATTTAGTCGCCCAAGGCGCGGACGGAATCCACCTTTACTCGATGAACCAGCCTGTAGTCACCCGGCGCATCTGGCGCAACGTCCGTGCCCTCTTCGCCAAGGTGCCCTGCGACCAGCTGGAGTTGGGCAAGTCCTGA
- the metE gene encoding 5-methyltetrahydropteroyltriglutamate--homocysteine S-methyltransferase codes for MSLITSVVGFPRIGAHRELKKAIEGYWKGRTDLDEVRSTGRALRASHWRIQSDQGVDLIPSNDFSYYDQMLDTAILLGAVPTRYRRLGLAEEDTLFAMGRGYQGPQGDVTALPMKKWFTTNYHYLVPEIEDSTRIQLSSTKPFDEFKEAKELGRITKPVLVGPYTFLKLARGPQGQRLDYRHELIDSVAAVYAEVLTRFIDLGAEWVQLDEPYLVLDKQDGDISLFKSLYDRIMPARHNGSGAVKLLLQTYFGHVDDCYEVLQSMGFDGIGLDLVEGREGNLAALERCGVSQGTTIFAGVIGGRNIWRNDYARSLGLLDAVGRVTDHLAVSTASSLLHVPFSLDGEDGLDEPVRRHFAFAVEKLGELKEVSDLADMDDAGRRASPALAGNQVLFDGSRVQADPVVAERIAALQPQDFTRQPARAERQRLQRSALGLPMLPTTTIGSFPQTAQVRAERARLRKGEIGQEEYDAFIAGEIDRVIAKQEQIGLDVLVHGEFERNDMVEYFGQNLNGFLFTRNAWVQSYGTRCVKPPIVWGDVSRARPITVRWSAYAQSRTDHVVKGMLTGPVTMLNWSWPREDVSHELQTQQLALAIRDEVLDLQASGVKVIQIDEAALREKLPLRRSDWHSSYLDWAIPAFRLVHSGVDPTTQIHTHMCYSEFNDIIEDIDAMDADVISFEASRSDLTVLDAIQAAHFETEAGPGVYDIHSPRIPSQGEIEERINLILGKMDAGKVWINPDCGLKTRGEAETWPSLEHMVAAAKAVRARLAVER; via the coding sequence ATGTCTTTGATTACATCCGTCGTTGGGTTCCCACGTATCGGCGCGCATAGGGAGCTGAAGAAAGCCATAGAAGGCTACTGGAAAGGCCGCACGGATCTGGATGAAGTCCGCTCCACGGGCAGGGCCTTACGGGCTTCGCATTGGCGGATACAGTCAGATCAGGGCGTCGATCTGATTCCCAGCAACGACTTCTCCTACTATGACCAGATGCTGGACACCGCTATCCTTCTTGGCGCCGTGCCCACCCGGTATCGGCGGCTGGGGCTTGCAGAGGAGGACACCCTGTTCGCGATGGGGCGCGGCTACCAGGGGCCTCAGGGCGATGTGACCGCGCTGCCGATGAAAAAATGGTTCACGACCAACTACCACTACCTGGTGCCCGAGATCGAGGATTCCACCCGGATTCAGCTGAGCTCGACTAAGCCTTTTGACGAGTTCAAGGAAGCCAAGGAGCTGGGGCGTATCACCAAACCGGTGCTGGTTGGTCCCTACACCTTCTTGAAACTGGCACGGGGCCCGCAAGGTCAGCGCCTGGATTATCGTCACGAATTGATTGATTCGGTTGCTGCGGTCTACGCCGAGGTGCTGACGCGATTCATCGATCTGGGCGCCGAATGGGTGCAACTGGACGAGCCCTACCTGGTCCTGGACAAGCAGGACGGCGACATAAGCCTATTCAAGTCGCTCTACGACCGAATCATGCCCGCGCGACACAATGGCAGCGGGGCCGTGAAACTCCTCCTGCAAACCTACTTCGGGCATGTGGACGACTGCTACGAGGTGCTGCAGAGCATGGGATTCGACGGAATCGGACTGGACCTGGTCGAAGGGCGGGAAGGCAATCTCGCCGCTCTGGAGCGCTGCGGGGTCTCGCAGGGGACCACGATCTTCGCCGGAGTGATTGGCGGTCGCAATATTTGGCGCAATGATTACGCCCGATCCCTGGGGCTGCTAGACGCGGTAGGGCGGGTGACTGACCACCTGGCGGTCTCCACCGCTTCCTCCCTCCTCCACGTACCCTTCAGCCTGGATGGCGAGGACGGTCTGGATGAACCCGTTCGGCGGCATTTCGCTTTCGCCGTTGAGAAGCTCGGCGAGCTTAAGGAAGTCTCCGATCTGGCGGATATGGACGATGCGGGCCGACGGGCGTCCCCGGCATTGGCGGGCAACCAGGTCCTCTTCGACGGATCCCGCGTGCAGGCCGACCCCGTCGTAGCGGAGCGGATCGCAGCCCTGCAACCGCAGGATTTCACCCGCCAACCAGCCCGCGCCGAGCGCCAGCGCCTGCAGAGAAGCGCGTTAGGTCTGCCCATGCTGCCGACCACGACAATCGGCTCCTTCCCGCAAACCGCCCAGGTCCGTGCTGAACGGGCGCGCCTGCGCAAGGGCGAGATTGGTCAGGAGGAGTACGACGCTTTCATCGCTGGGGAAATCGACCGCGTCATCGCCAAACAGGAGCAAATCGGCTTGGATGTGCTCGTCCATGGCGAGTTTGAACGCAACGATATGGTTGAATACTTCGGACAGAATCTTAACGGTTTCCTCTTTACTCGTAATGCTTGGGTTCAATCCTATGGCACCCGGTGCGTCAAGCCGCCTATCGTGTGGGGGGATGTCTCGCGGGCTCGACCCATCACGGTGCGTTGGTCGGCGTACGCTCAGTCCCGCACCGATCATGTGGTCAAGGGGATGCTGACCGGTCCGGTGACGATGCTCAACTGGTCTTGGCCAAGGGAGGATGTCAGCCACGAACTCCAGACCCAACAGCTGGCCCTGGCCATACGCGACGAGGTGCTGGATTTGCAAGCGAGCGGCGTCAAGGTCATCCAGATTGACGAGGCCGCCCTGCGAGAGAAGCTGCCCCTGCGGCGGTCCGACTGGCATTCGTCCTATCTGGATTGGGCGATCCCCGCTTTCCGCCTGGTCCATTCCGGCGTTGACCCGACCACGCAGATTCACACGCACATGTGCTATTCGGAATTCAATGACATCATTGAGGACATTGATGCGATGGACGCTGATGTGATCTCGTTCGAGGCTTCCCGCTCCGACTTGACTGTCTTGGACGCGATTCAGGCGGCCCACTTCGAGACCGAGGCTGGTCCTGGCGTCTACGATATTCACTCGCCGCGCATCCCCTCCCAAGGGGAGATTGAGGAGCGAATCAATCTCATTCTGGGGAAGATGGATGCCGGTAAGGTGTGGATCAACCCGGACTGCGGGCTCAAGACCCGAGGCGAGGCTGAGACTTGGCCCAGCTTGGAGCATATGGTGGCCGCCGCCAAGGCTGTGCGGGCGAGACTGGCGGTGGAGCGCTGA